In Candidatus Paceibacterota bacterium, a single genomic region encodes these proteins:
- a CDS encoding SpoIID/LytB domain-containing protein: MRIFKGPFLFIVSLFFLVATNPVSAHADTTIPTVFNFQGSGYGHGIGMSQIGARAQALEGRTASQILRYYYSYVTVEPFKDDQMLRVNIGHLLTNFSLRTDTLLGQVQIIAGDVKDSLLVEPLRVMPTKAQLNFTLLGDVAFPTILAPDGTVDSLPSGTTWTIRWTGTRYLEGLPATVLFVNGKVTTKYRYGQIQVKLVKTAVLGYRIEVTNTVRLHDEYLWGIGEVPSSWPLAALQAQAIASRTYALNKVGSLKTSCDCNIYGSSQDQAFVGYSKESEATYGKLWKAAVTSTSTDDRTGLAILLGSKPIGAYYSSSSGGITESSQNAWGTALTYAISVPDPWSLDPTYNSRYAKWVRPVTQALVSSAFGLPDVVSLQVVSRNSSGTVAKIMGMSSDGKRITIKGVIFQSRTKLPSAWFEIIS, from the coding sequence ATGAGGATATTTAAGGGGCCGTTCCTTTTTATAGTTTCACTCTTTTTCCTAGTCGCAACAAATCCAGTTTCTGCGCACGCAGATACCACAATTCCGACCGTTTTCAATTTTCAAGGTTCAGGGTACGGACATGGAATTGGTATGAGTCAGATCGGCGCGAGGGCGCAGGCTTTGGAAGGCAGAACGGCCTCTCAAATTTTGCGTTACTACTACTCGTACGTGACAGTGGAACCCTTTAAGGATGATCAGATGCTGCGAGTAAACATTGGCCACCTGCTTACCAATTTTTCTCTTCGAACTGACACGCTGCTCGGGCAAGTGCAAATTATTGCGGGCGATGTGAAAGATTCTTTGCTAGTTGAACCGTTGAGAGTGATGCCGACTAAAGCGCAGTTGAACTTCACTTTGCTCGGCGACGTAGCTTTCCCAACCATTCTTGCGCCGGATGGAACAGTTGATTCACTACCGAGTGGCACAACCTGGACGATTCGTTGGACTGGGACTCGATATCTAGAAGGTTTACCAGCAACTGTTTTGTTTGTGAACGGAAAGGTGACTACGAAATACCGATATGGACAGATTCAGGTGAAACTCGTGAAGACGGCCGTTCTTGGATACCGAATTGAGGTGACAAATACTGTCCGTCTTCATGATGAGTACCTTTGGGGAATAGGGGAAGTTCCGTCTTCTTGGCCGCTGGCAGCGCTGCAGGCGCAGGCAATTGCTTCGAGGACGTATGCTCTCAACAAAGTCGGATCGCTCAAAACCAGTTGTGACTGCAACATATACGGATCCTCGCAGGACCAGGCATTTGTTGGATATTCCAAAGAGTCGGAGGCAACCTACGGCAAGTTGTGGAAGGCGGCGGTTACTTCCACTTCCACTGATGACAGAACTGGATTAGCAATCCTTTTGGGTTCTAAACCCATCGGTGCCTATTACTCTTCTTCATCCGGTGGTATCACTGAATCATCACAGAATGCTTGGGGTACTGCGCTTACTTATGCGATCAGCGTCCCCGATCCATGGAGTTTGGACCCGACTTATAATTCTCGCTACGCAAAATGGGTCCGTCCCGTCACGCAAGCACTCGTGTCAAGCGCCTTCGGATTACCCGATGTCGTGAGCCTTCAGGTGGTCTCAAGAAATTCAAGCGGCACTGTGGCAAAGATCATGGGTATGTCAAGTGACGGAAAGAGAATCACAATCAAAGGAGTGATTTTTCAAAGTAGAACGAAGTTGCCCTCTGCCTGGTTTGAGATTATTAGTTAG
- a CDS encoding ABC transporter ATP-binding protein, with amino-acid sequence MSTLGRGTKHTRIIHALDDVSLDVPYGSVLGVVGANGAGKSSLMRVISGILPPTRGRVEVYGKVSTLLALGVGFNPSLSGRENVQLGGLAAGMSRQEIQEQFDEIADFAELGEAIDAPMRTYSSGMFSRLGFSVAVTIKPDILIVDEALSTGDAKFKEKSLNKIKELRGEDRALILVSHGLATIRDVCNEVAWLHKGKLIQRGEPNEVVGAYEKFLKVGRSAATDEDI; translated from the coding sequence ATGAGTACTCTCGGTCGCGGAACAAAACACACAAGAATTATCCACGCCCTTGACGATGTCTCACTCGATGTTCCGTATGGATCTGTTCTGGGGGTTGTAGGTGCCAACGGCGCTGGTAAATCGTCGTTAATGCGCGTGATTTCTGGAATCTTGCCGCCCACGCGGGGGCGTGTCGAGGTCTACGGAAAAGTAAGTACGTTGCTGGCACTTGGCGTCGGCTTCAATCCTTCCCTCTCCGGTCGAGAAAACGTGCAACTTGGCGGGTTAGCAGCGGGGATGTCGCGCCAGGAAATTCAAGAGCAGTTTGATGAGATCGCCGACTTTGCCGAACTAGGTGAGGCCATTGATGCCCCGATGCGCACATATTCCAGTGGAATGTTCTCCCGGCTTGGATTCTCCGTGGCAGTGACAATTAAGCCCGACATCTTGATAGTGGATGAAGCGCTGAGTACGGGGGATGCAAAGTTCAAAGAGAAAAGCCTCAATAAGATCAAAGAACTGCGTGGTGAAGATCGTGCCCTCATACTAGTGAGCCATGGTCTTGCAACGATTCGAGATGTCTGCAACGAAGTTGCTTGGCTGCACAAAGGCAAATTGATTCAACGCGGCGAGCCAAACGAAGTCGTTGGAGCCTACGAGAAGTTCTTGAAGGTCGGAAGAAGTGCAGCTACCGATGAGGATATTTAA
- a CDS encoding ABC transporter permease: MQVVPVEIYEPYKVGLPPLRKYWRSLWARRAFISEYSRSELHEKHFDSVFGQVWLVLNPLLLSGVYFLLIVIIGGHSDKVRYVHLTGCLFLFYFVANSMTAGSKSVVRGQKLILNTAFPRIMLPISVTYISFINFLPTILVFFVIRTAMGFPFGWALLWSIPVVLITGIFALGLSILISCATVYFRDISSFLPYLSRTWLYLSPILYEVSTLSPQLRSIEAFNPLFPMLDSWSRSIVHNEVPHLTSMLQGLAWALGILFIGTYFFLSRERDFAVRV; encoded by the coding sequence ATGCAAGTTGTTCCAGTTGAAATTTATGAGCCGTATAAGGTGGGGTTGCCTCCACTTCGAAAGTATTGGCGCTCTCTTTGGGCGCGCCGGGCATTTATTTCTGAATATTCGCGTTCAGAGCTGCATGAGAAGCACTTTGATTCCGTCTTTGGCCAGGTCTGGCTTGTTCTCAATCCACTACTTCTATCTGGAGTCTACTTCTTACTGATCGTGATCATCGGCGGTCACAGTGACAAGGTGCGTTACGTCCATCTAACGGGTTGCCTCTTCCTATTTTATTTTGTAGCTAATTCCATGACTGCCGGATCGAAATCTGTAGTCAGGGGCCAGAAACTCATTCTCAATACCGCGTTTCCCCGGATCATGCTTCCCATTTCAGTGACATACATTTCCTTTATCAATTTCCTCCCCACAATTTTGGTGTTCTTTGTTATTCGAACGGCAATGGGATTTCCATTCGGGTGGGCATTGCTCTGGTCGATTCCGGTAGTTCTAATAACTGGAATTTTCGCGCTGGGGCTTTCAATCTTGATTTCTTGCGCCACGGTCTATTTCCGCGACATCTCCAGTTTCTTGCCATATCTCAGCAGAACCTGGCTCTACCTTTCACCAATCCTCTATGAGGTATCCACTCTCAGTCCACAACTGCGATCGATTGAAGCTTTCAACCCGCTCTTTCCTATGCTCGATTCCTGGTCCAGAAGTATTGTTCACAACGAGGTACCGCACTTAACTAGCATGCTCCAAGGATTGGCATGGGCATTAGGTATCTTGTTTATCGGAACCTACTTCTTCTTATCGAGGGAGCGCGATTTTGCTGTCCGTGTCTAA
- a CDS encoding glycosyltransferase family 2 protein — MKLVESDGHAQNGVSVILPVLNEERYLAHAVEAILSQDYLGKLEVILAIGPSTDRTQIVADELKERDSRVVIVENPSGKTAAGLNLAIKVSAYPVVVRVDGHAEIPNNYISLAVQILKETGAVNVGGVMAAEGKTNFERTVALAMRSSLGVGASRFHTGGSAGPVDTVYLGVFKRDALIAVGGFDERFTRAQDWELNYRLRAADGVVYFDPRLQVTYRPRPNLKALARQYFEYGRWRHVVIRRHQGTVNLRYLAPPMAFLGTAFSILFGLLFSPLWLIPACVYLLFLCFASLLIGQRIADYLRLPWILFTMHMSWGAGYLFSPRSLVPSG; from the coding sequence ATGAAATTAGTTGAGTCCGATGGTCACGCCCAAAATGGCGTATCTGTGATCCTGCCCGTCCTCAATGAAGAGCGTTATCTGGCGCATGCCGTAGAAGCGATACTTTCTCAGGATTATCTCGGGAAGTTGGAAGTCATTCTCGCCATAGGGCCATCAACAGATCGGACCCAGATAGTTGCTGATGAATTGAAAGAAAGGGATTCTCGAGTTGTGATAGTCGAGAATCCATCAGGGAAGACTGCTGCTGGCCTCAATCTGGCGATCAAGGTATCTGCCTACCCAGTCGTTGTCCGAGTAGACGGTCATGCCGAGATTCCAAATAATTACATTTCATTGGCTGTCCAAATATTGAAGGAAACAGGCGCAGTCAACGTAGGTGGAGTCATGGCCGCGGAAGGAAAGACGAATTTTGAACGAACCGTCGCTCTTGCAATGCGAAGTTCATTGGGCGTGGGAGCATCCCGTTTTCACACCGGGGGAAGCGCCGGCCCGGTAGATACGGTTTATTTGGGTGTTTTCAAGCGTGATGCGCTCATTGCTGTTGGTGGTTTTGATGAGCGTTTTACGCGAGCCCAAGACTGGGAACTCAATTATCGGCTGCGGGCGGCGGATGGGGTTGTCTATTTCGATCCGCGACTTCAAGTGACGTATAGGCCACGGCCGAATCTCAAAGCGTTGGCAAGGCAATATTTTGAGTATGGTCGTTGGCGCCATGTTGTGATCAGGAGGCATCAAGGCACTGTCAATCTTCGATACCTCGCACCTCCAATGGCCTTTCTTGGAACTGCTTTTTCAATTTTGTTTGGTCTTCTGTTTTCTCCGCTTTGGCTCATCCCTGCCTGCGTTTATCTATTATTCCTATGTTTTGCGTCACTACTTATTGGTCAAAGGATTGCGGATTACCTGAGACTTCCCTGGATCTTATTTACCATGCATATGTCGTGGGGCGCCGGATACCTGTTCTCGCCACGGTCTCTCGTACCCTCCGGGTGA